The following are encoded together in the Bradymonas sediminis genome:
- a CDS encoding sensor histidine kinase produces MRARPRLRTILLWVNLIVLLMPLVAVVALRLYETELIRRTEAEVLSQAALIKASYEHALREELGEGLGSGSAVLERDGPSVEAKWPTNVEDRFRPVPIDMDLRRDEVSAPVKGPQPPGGPVHPATLRAGARLEPVLVEAQKMTMSGMRVVDLHGNVLASSQEKERGLSVAHHEDVTRALGGEFVKILRARAVLPNKVPLTGLARGAHMQVVVSIPVMMDGRVVGAVSAWRTPISVMRGVYENRNIFGTVSALFLLGVLAITALTSVYIGRPIRRLMAQTERVADGGEGTTDAIAKPGTYEVQKLSEGVAKMAETLQSRAEYIRTFATNVSHEFKTPLTTIRGTVELFQDHMERMPAEKRAEFLAILDADAQRLERLVGRLLELARADVLRPDGARCDLVELLDELVEDGSQAGVDVVVESTGGDANAPIWAQISEDALRSVFSNLLGNAAQHGATELRVELRSGVDGVEIIIADDGPGISPANAPKIFDEFFTTRRDTGGTGLGLSIVRTMLRGHGGDIELVDGSRGAVFSVRVPR; encoded by the coding sequence ATGAGAGCGCGGCCGCGGCTTCGGACCATCCTTTTGTGGGTCAACCTCATCGTCTTATTGATGCCGCTGGTGGCCGTGGTGGCGCTGCGCTTATACGAGACGGAATTGATCCGGCGCACCGAGGCCGAGGTCCTGTCGCAGGCGGCGCTGATTAAGGCGAGCTACGAGCATGCGCTGCGCGAGGAGTTGGGCGAGGGCCTGGGCTCGGGCAGCGCCGTGCTGGAGCGCGACGGGCCGAGCGTGGAGGCGAAGTGGCCGACCAATGTCGAGGACCGCTTTCGCCCGGTCCCCATCGATATGGATCTTCGCCGCGACGAGGTCTCCGCGCCGGTCAAAGGCCCGCAGCCCCCGGGCGGCCCCGTGCACCCGGCCACGCTTCGGGCCGGGGCGCGCCTGGAGCCGGTGCTGGTCGAAGCCCAGAAGATGACGATGTCGGGCATGCGGGTGGTTGACCTGCATGGCAATGTGCTGGCCAGCAGCCAGGAGAAGGAGCGCGGCTTATCGGTGGCCCACCACGAAGATGTGACACGCGCGCTGGGCGGCGAGTTCGTGAAGATCCTGCGCGCGCGCGCGGTGCTCCCGAATAAAGTGCCGCTCACGGGCCTTGCGCGAGGCGCGCATATGCAGGTGGTGGTGTCGATCCCGGTGATGATGGACGGGCGGGTGGTCGGCGCGGTCTCCGCCTGGCGAACGCCCATCAGCGTGATGCGCGGCGTCTACGAAAACCGCAACATTTTCGGCACGGTATCAGCCCTCTTCTTGCTGGGCGTCCTGGCAATTACGGCGCTGACCTCGGTCTATATCGGCCGCCCAATCCGGCGCCTGATGGCCCAGACGGAGCGCGTCGCGGATGGCGGCGAGGGCACCACCGACGCCATCGCCAAACCCGGCACCTATGAGGTGCAAAAGCTCTCCGAGGGCGTCGCGAAGATGGCTGAGACCCTGCAAAGTCGGGCCGAATATATCCGCACCTTCGCGACCAATGTCTCCCACGAGTTTAAGACGCCGCTGACAACAATTCGCGGGACCGTCGAGCTCTTCCAAGACCATATGGAGAGGATGCCCGCCGAAAAACGCGCCGAGTTTTTAGCGATCTTAGACGCCGACGCCCAACGCCTCGAGCGCCTCGTCGGCCGCCTGCTCGAGCTCGCCAGGGCCGACGTCTTACGCCCGGATGGAGCGCGGTGTGACCTCGTAGAGCTGCTCGACGAGTTGGTCGAAGACGGCTCCCAGGCAGGCGTAGATGTGGTGGTCGAGTCGACCGGAGGCGACGCGAACGCCCCCATCTGGGCCCAGATCAGCGAAGACGCGCTGCGCTCGGTCTTCTCGAACCTGCTCGGCAACGCAGCCCAACACGGCGCCACCGAATTGCGCGTTGAGCTGCGCTCCGGCGTCGACGGCGTCGAGATCATCATCGCCGACGACGGCCCGGGCATCTCGCCGGCCAACGCCCCCAAGATTTTCGACGAGTTCTTCACCACGCGCCGCGACACCGGCGGCACCGGCCTGGGGCTATCGATCGTACGCACGATGCTGCGCGGACACGGCGGCGATATTGAGCTCGTCGACGGGTCGCGCGGGGCGGTTTTCTCGGTGCGGGTGCCGCGATAG
- a CDS encoding HEAT repeat domain-containing protein — translation MARIQLITNVSDFGFFLGVAKSRARLVAATLTMLAITGGTGVWMANYILETSQSVGLNLVIITLTMILVLITSYFMAMLVGDLFFPGPWREQVLLGQTPADDSMVSIDDHNLEFVIVLAISVVLNAFALNYITDGFMDRYQAEGFFAVQLRSDDVEDRIDALSTIAEPMNFELWKRPGLKEIVTDAFDDPDERVRMRAYWTAGLFKDINAQPALIKVLEGGASAGEKKEAAVALGKINDPEISRAALEALAAENAAPEATVGALRGLGLLAKEESLQVAMDLSASSDESVMMHAFWLIRQIGSDKARTLVKEGIAQEPTGNRRCALYDTLKMVATPDDVLWAKREFQTTDPALPESTECEFVVWTDHDESKHILIYGDSYREKLMKIVANADAFAEKDWFQLQVNDPELPFRLRQVGTAVLRQIEEAKYR, via the coding sequence ATGGCAAGAATACAGCTAATCACCAACGTCTCCGATTTCGGCTTCTTTTTGGGGGTCGCAAAATCAAGAGCCCGCCTGGTCGCGGCGACCCTCACCATGCTCGCCATCACCGGCGGCACGGGGGTATGGATGGCGAATTATATCCTGGAGACAAGCCAATCGGTGGGGCTGAACCTGGTTATCATCACCTTGACGATGATCCTGGTCCTCATCACCTCCTATTTCATGGCCATGCTCGTGGGCGACCTGTTCTTCCCCGGCCCCTGGCGAGAGCAGGTGTTATTGGGGCAGACGCCGGCAGACGACAGTATGGTTTCAATCGATGACCACAACCTCGAATTCGTCATCGTCCTGGCCATCTCCGTGGTGCTCAACGCCTTCGCCCTCAATTATATCACCGATGGTTTTATGGACCGCTACCAAGCCGAAGGGTTCTTCGCGGTGCAGCTGCGCTCCGACGACGTCGAAGACCGCATCGACGCCCTGTCGACCATCGCCGAGCCCATGAATTTCGAGCTGTGGAAGCGCCCCGGCCTCAAAGAGATCGTCACCGACGCCTTCGATGACCCGGACGAGCGCGTGCGCATGCGCGCCTATTGGACCGCGGGATTATTCAAAGATATCAACGCCCAACCGGCCCTGATCAAGGTGCTTGAGGGCGGCGCCTCCGCGGGTGAAAAGAAGGAAGCCGCGGTCGCGCTCGGCAAGATCAATGACCCCGAGATCTCGCGCGCCGCCCTCGAAGCCCTGGCCGCCGAAAACGCCGCCCCGGAGGCCACCGTCGGCGCCCTGCGCGGCCTCGGACTGCTCGCCAAGGAGGAGTCCTTGCAGGTCGCGATGGACCTGAGCGCCTCCAGCGACGAATCCGTCATGATGCACGCCTTCTGGCTGATCCGCCAAATCGGCTCCGACAAGGCGCGCACCCTGGTCAAAGAAGGGATCGCCCAGGAGCCGACCGGCAATCGCCGCTGCGCCCTCTATGACACCCTCAAGATGGTCGCCACCCCCGACGATGTGCTGTGGGCAAAGCGCGAATTCCAGACCACCGACCCCGCGCTGCCCGAATCCACGGAGTGTGAGTTCGTCGTCTGGACCGACCACGACGAGTCCAAACATATCCTGATCTACGGCGACTCCTACCGCGAAAAACTCATGAAGATCGTCGCCAACGCCGACGCCTTCGCCGAAAAAGATTGGTTCCAACTCCAGGTCAACGACCCCGAGCTCCCCTTCCGCCTGCGCCAGGTCGGCACCGCCGTGCTGCGCCAGATCGAAGAGGCGAAATACCGCTAA
- a CDS encoding APC family permease → MSQREDTSVGLASTLAIGIGGMVGGGIFAVLGLSVSLAKGGAPVAFALAGGVALITAYAYARLSVAFPSQGGTVEFLNHAFGTGLFTGSMNVLLWLSNVVMLSLYAFAFGSYAASFMPEASQPLWSHLFSSAVVLLLTALNALSANIVGDVEEWIVGIKLAILGLFVAVGLFSVETAKLAPQAWAQPLSLVAGGMVIFVAYEGFELIANTAEDVRDPKKNLPRAYFGAVGFVVLLYVLVSVVTVGNLSVDKISQAKDYALAAAAKPFLGQFGFTLIAVAAMLSTASAISATLYGSMRVSYIIAKDGELPDELERKIWDRPLEGLFISAGATLLVTNLFDLSSISTMGSAGFLFIFAAVNVANARMAEETQSRAWISWVGAALCLGALGTLVWQVATSQPTHLWILAGLAALAVGIEATYRKLSGRKLVAAH, encoded by the coding sequence ATGAGTCAACGCGAAGACACATCCGTAGGATTGGCCTCGACGCTGGCCATCGGCATCGGCGGCATGGTGGGCGGCGGGATCTTCGCGGTGCTCGGTCTATCGGTGAGCCTGGCAAAGGGCGGCGCGCCCGTGGCGTTCGCGCTGGCCGGGGGTGTGGCGCTTATCACCGCCTATGCCTACGCGCGCCTGTCGGTCGCGTTCCCCAGCCAGGGCGGGACCGTCGAGTTTTTGAACCACGCATTCGGCACGGGCCTGTTTACCGGCAGCATGAATGTGTTGTTGTGGCTGAGCAATGTGGTGATGCTGTCGTTATACGCCTTCGCCTTCGGAAGCTATGCGGCGAGCTTTATGCCCGAAGCCAGTCAGCCGTTGTGGTCGCATCTTTTTTCCAGCGCCGTGGTCCTTTTGCTCACCGCGCTCAACGCGCTCAGCGCCAATATCGTTGGCGACGTTGAAGAGTGGATCGTGGGCATCAAATTGGCGATCCTCGGGCTTTTCGTGGCGGTGGGGCTTTTTAGCGTTGAGACCGCAAAGCTCGCCCCCCAGGCGTGGGCCCAACCGCTGTCTTTGGTCGCCGGCGGCATGGTGATCTTCGTGGCCTACGAGGGCTTTGAGCTCATCGCGAACACCGCCGAAGACGTGCGCGACCCTAAAAAGAACCTGCCGCGCGCGTATTTCGGCGCGGTAGGCTTCGTGGTGCTGCTCTATGTACTGGTCTCGGTCGTCACGGTCGGCAACCTGTCGGTCGACAAGATCTCTCAGGCCAAAGATTACGCCCTGGCCGCGGCCGCCAAACCTTTTTTGGGCCAATTTGGCTTCACCCTGATCGCCGTCGCCGCGATGCTCTCGACCGCCTCGGCCATCAGCGCCACGCTCTACGGCTCGATGCGCGTGAGCTATATCATCGCCAAAGACGGCGAATTGCCCGATGAGTTGGAGCGAAAGATCTGGGATCGCCCCCTGGAGGGCCTCTTTATCAGTGCAGGCGCGACGCTTTTGGTGACCAACCTATTTGACCTCTCAAGCATCTCCACCATGGGCAGCGCCGGGTTTCTTTTTATTTTTGCCGCGGTCAACGTCGCCAACGCCCGGATGGCCGAAGAGACGCAGAGTCGCGCTTGGATATCCTGGGTCGGCGCGGCGCTGTGTTTAGGGGCGTTGGGCACCCTGGTGTGGCAGGTCGCCACCAGCCAGCCCACCCACCTGTGGATCCTCGCCGGCCTGGCCGCGCTCGCCGTGGGCATCGAGGCAACCTACCGAAAGCTGAGCGGGCGCAAGCTCGTCGCTGCGCACTAG
- the yghU gene encoding glutathione-dependent disulfide-bond oxidoreductase codes for MSESEYTPEKVWTWDKDNGGKFASTNRPIAGPTHEKELPIGEHPLQLYSLATPNGVKVTIMLEELLAKGHAGAEYDAWLIDIGEGDQFGSGFVDVNPNSKIPALMDHSTDSPTRVFESGSILVYLAEKFGEFLPTEPAKRAETLSWLFWQMGSGPYVGGGFGHFYAYAPVKIKYAIDRFAMETKRQLDVLDRRLADNEYIAGDAYTIADIAIYPWYGALVQGTVYDAAEFLQVHTYKNLLRWADLVEQREAVQRGKIVNCTWGDEDKQLRERHSASDIDAVLG; via the coding sequence ATGAGTGAATCCGAATATACCCCCGAGAAAGTCTGGACCTGGGACAAAGATAACGGCGGAAAATTCGCCAGCACCAACCGCCCCATCGCAGGGCCCACCCACGAAAAAGAGCTGCCCATCGGCGAGCATCCGCTGCAGCTCTATTCGCTGGCGACGCCCAACGGCGTCAAGGTCACCATCATGCTCGAAGAGCTGCTGGCCAAGGGTCACGCGGGCGCCGAATATGACGCCTGGCTTATCGATATTGGCGAAGGCGACCAATTCGGAAGCGGCTTCGTGGACGTCAACCCGAACTCCAAGATCCCCGCCCTGATGGACCACTCGACCGACTCGCCCACGCGCGTCTTCGAGTCGGGTTCGATCCTTGTCTATCTGGCCGAGAAATTTGGAGAATTCCTGCCCACCGAGCCCGCAAAACGCGCCGAGACTTTGAGCTGGCTATTCTGGCAGATGGGCAGCGGCCCGTACGTCGGCGGCGGCTTCGGGCATTTTTACGCCTACGCGCCGGTCAAGATCAAATACGCCATCGACCGCTTCGCCATGGAGACCAAACGCCAGCTCGACGTGCTCGACCGGCGCCTGGCCGACAACGAATATATCGCCGGCGACGCGTATACCATCGCCGACATAGCCATCTACCCCTGGTACGGCGCGCTGGTGCAGGGCACGGTCTACGACGCGGCGGAATTTTTACAGGTCCACACCTATAAAAACCTGCTGCGCTGGGCGGACTTGGTCGAACAGCGCGAGGCCGTACAGCGAGGCAAGATCGTAAACTGCACCTGGGGCGACGAGGATAAGCAACTTCGCGAGCGTCACAGCGCCAGTGATATCGACGCAGTTCTTGGCTGA
- a CDS encoding trans-sulfuration enzyme family protein produces the protein MTHSQKQGLATRSIHGSSFKDAHGSPHTPVYDTTTFAFESTADVLDVVEGRKVGNLYTRYGFNPSIRSVEETLAKLEGADQAWVFSSGMAALSAVFLTHGRDGIVCIGDAYGGTLELLSSQLPMLGIKTRFLLGTQLDQLDAVLNEGAKLVFFETPTNPVLEIFDIRAIAAKAHAHGARVAVDNTFASPVNQNPLEFGADLVIHSATKYLGGHSDLTAGAVMGTEEMAEPIWNWRKNLGSALAPAGASLLARSVRTLAVRVEQQNRSAQHLAEFLAQHHKVGRVLYAGLPDFEGHALAKEQMRGFGGMLSFDVAGGREAASRVADHLKLFTLAPSLGGVESLVTQPCTSTHNGVGAEERARRGISEAMLRLSVGLENIDDLIADLERALDA, from the coding sequence ATGACTCACAGCCAAAAGCAGGGCCTCGCCACGCGCAGCATCCATGGTTCGAGCTTCAAAGATGCCCACGGAAGTCCGCACACGCCGGTGTATGACACGACAACTTTTGCCTTCGAATCGACCGCTGATGTGCTGGACGTGGTGGAGGGGCGAAAAGTTGGCAACCTCTACACCCGCTACGGATTTAACCCGTCGATTCGCTCGGTCGAAGAGACGCTTGCCAAGCTCGAGGGGGCAGACCAGGCCTGGGTTTTCTCCTCGGGTATGGCTGCGTTGAGCGCCGTGTTTTTGACCCACGGGCGCGACGGCATTGTGTGCATCGGCGACGCCTATGGCGGCACATTGGAGCTGCTCTCAAGCCAATTGCCGATGCTCGGCATCAAGACGCGTTTTCTGCTCGGCACCCAGCTCGACCAGCTCGACGCGGTGCTCAACGAAGGCGCGAAGCTGGTCTTCTTTGAGACGCCGACCAACCCGGTGCTCGAGATCTTTGATATCCGCGCCATCGCCGCAAAGGCGCACGCCCACGGCGCGCGCGTCGCCGTCGACAATACCTTCGCCTCGCCGGTGAATCAGAATCCGCTGGAGTTCGGCGCGGACCTGGTGATTCACAGCGCGACCAAATATCTCGGCGGGCACAGCGACCTGACCGCGGGCGCGGTGATGGGCACCGAAGAGATGGCCGAGCCGATCTGGAATTGGCGCAAGAATCTCGGCTCGGCGCTCGCCCCAGCGGGGGCTTCGCTGCTGGCCCGGAGCGTGCGGACCCTGGCGGTGCGGGTGGAGCAGCAAAATAGGTCGGCCCAGCATCTGGCGGAGTTTTTGGCCCAGCACCACAAGGTCGGCCGCGTCCTCTATGCGGGGCTTCCGGACTTTGAGGGGCATGCGCTGGCCAAGGAGCAGATGCGCGGGTTCGGCGGCATGTTGAGCTTTGATGTGGCGGGCGGGCGCGAGGCGGCAAGTCGAGTGGCCGACCACCTTAAATTATTTACGCTGGCGCCCAGCCTTGGCGGGGTCGAAAGCCTGGTGACCCAGCCTTGCACCTCGACCCACAACGGCGTCGGGGCCGAAGAGCGCGCGCGGCGCGGCATCTCAGAGGCGATGCTTCGTCTGTCGGTCGGGCTCGAGAATATCGACGACCTGATCGCGGACCTTGAGCGGGCGCTCGACGCTTAA
- a CDS encoding response regulator transcription factor, producing the protein MSTIKTQILVVDDDANIRQVVRFALEQAGYEVVEAPDGAAGLQAFEASSTVLVILDVMMPEMDGTEVCRQIRRVSDVPVLFLSSRDDEIDRVVGLELGADDYVTKPFSPRELVARVKAILRRTATTETPHRGAAEPARATAAPKSTAPEPASNKIRHGVLELDLDLYQAAWRGEAVILTRREFELLRALLGHPGKVYSRGELMTAAYDMGTVVSDRTIDSHIRRLRRKFENAGGEPIETVHGIGYRLGDCR; encoded by the coding sequence ATGAGCACAATAAAGACGCAAATTTTGGTCGTCGACGACGACGCAAATATTCGCCAGGTCGTGCGCTTTGCGCTCGAGCAGGCGGGCTACGAGGTCGTGGAGGCCCCGGACGGGGCTGCGGGGCTACAAGCGTTCGAGGCGTCTTCTACCGTGCTGGTCATCCTCGACGTGATGATGCCCGAAATGGACGGGACCGAGGTTTGCCGCCAGATTCGCCGGGTCTCGGATGTCCCGGTGCTCTTTTTATCATCGCGCGATGATGAGATCGACCGGGTTGTCGGTCTTGAGCTCGGGGCCGACGATTATGTGACCAAGCCCTTTAGTCCGCGCGAATTGGTCGCGCGGGTCAAGGCGATTTTGCGCCGCACCGCCACGACAGAGACGCCTCACCGCGGCGCGGCTGAGCCGGCACGCGCCACCGCAGCCCCTAAGAGCACCGCGCCAGAACCCGCGAGCAACAAGATTCGCCACGGCGTCTTGGAGCTCGACCTGGACCTATACCAGGCCGCTTGGCGCGGCGAGGCGGTCATCCTCACGCGCCGCGAATTCGAGTTATTGCGCGCGCTCCTTGGCCACCCGGGCAAGGTCTATAGCCGGGGCGAGTTGATGACAGCGGCCTACGACATGGGCACGGTCGTGAGCGACCGCACCATCGACAGCCATATCCGCCGGCTCCGGCGCAAATTCGAAAACGCCGGCGGCGAACCGATCGAGACGGTCCACGGCATCGGATATCGGCTGGGAGATTGCCGATGA
- the tnpA gene encoding IS200/IS605 family transposase, translating into MSFTRLRYHIVFATKYRARWISPAVEEVLYPVLGKVINDIGGQSIRINGVEDHVHLVCALPPSLCIDDSIRAMKSQSTCAIRRHFEHLSFFKWQRGFGCFTLNPVDMRGILAYVENQKQHHRRRDELQAMWERVEAR; encoded by the coding sequence ATGTCATTTACCAGACTGCGGTACCATATTGTTTTTGCCACGAAATATCGCGCGCGTTGGATCTCTCCGGCGGTTGAGGAGGTGCTTTATCCCGTGCTGGGAAAGGTAATCAACGATATTGGCGGTCAAAGCATTCGAATCAACGGCGTCGAAGACCACGTTCATTTGGTCTGCGCGCTGCCGCCCAGTCTTTGCATCGATGACTCTATACGCGCGATGAAGTCACAATCCACCTGCGCGATCCGACGGCATTTTGAGCATTTATCTTTTTTCAAATGGCAACGCGGATTTGGTTGCTTCACCCTCAACCCGGTGGATATGCGCGGAATCCTAGCCTACGTTGAGAACCAAAAACAGCACCATCGCCGCCGCGATGAACTCCAGGCGATGTGGGAGCGTGTTGAGGCGAGATAG